cgctgtaagttaatagataatcgatatattgaactaagatgtttatagtgatcctgttagaggtaacgtcggtagataatgtttatgctttcgttagttaaagagtcgcggatagtttgcatggaagtgtatttaaagtagtcaatggagcaggtaaactctccctgtatactgcaccttagtgtaatgtagttatagtcacctttgcaagtatttacacttgaaatgtgatattaaggaaggaacaaatactgtatcaatcttgtattgttttatcaacagttttcaccatatgttaatgtgaagagtgaacagtaaatggttaatcttactgcgatctggttcttattaactgtggtttatccggacgttaaattcggcgtttcgttacacccgaaggagaacgtgacagtgaaaaagcggcattatcaggtgtttcaagtgctgcaatgtcagctcaatccagcatcaagtcgacgccgcccagcgacaagggcagtaaaccgacatcaagtaagcccacccgggcgttatcaggtgttccaagtgctgcaatgtcagctcgatccgggatcaagtcgatggcgcccagcgacaagggcagtagaacgacatcaagtaagtccacacaggcaagagccaaggcagaagccgccaaggtgcgactgcattacgccaaacaagaggcagttttgaaaatgaaactggccaccagagaagccgaaatccagaaagaaggggctgccagagaagccgaaatccagaaagaaagggccgccagagaagccgaaacccagttggaaatgacaaaaatatcgacagagttgcatgtgctgcagctagaaggagaaggagaagctgccagggtggaagcagagtacatagaagaagctgaagggtcgcgtgatctgaccgaaacaagctctgctttggaaaggaccagactggaacgcacgagcgactatgtacaatatcaagcagacaggcaggctcgtctcccctctccatacctattcgataacttccccagctacgaggaagagaatttaccctcgcggccccgcgatgaagtcaagaatgaaagagctgacaaccgatatactttgacaccaaagttacaaagttcgatgcgaagagacgcggaggttgaatccaggatggcaaattccatgagaaacgtgcgttctcagtcatatgggCGCCAACGCACTTCTCCAGCCCacatgccgcttgcagccgatcccacgctgcagtatttagcacgacgggatctcgtcacttcgggactgtaccagtttgacgataaacccgaaaattaccgtgcttggctctccacattcaccaacgtgattgacggggtccagctcagtgcaacccaaaggttggaccttatggcgaaatggctggggaaagaatcacgcgaccaggtgagacgcatgcgttcagtgtacatcaacaaacctgagctagccttaagcgaagcgtgggagagactttgggagagatatgggtcccccgacattattgaaagggcgctatatcgacgtctggaaaactttcctaaggtgtcagccaaagatcactttaagttaagagaattcggagatttactcatggagatccaaggcgccaaagaagatggctattcagctggtctagtattcctagatactccatccgggattagaccaattgtggacaaacttccatttgggctgcaggacaagtggctgactgttgcctcagagtacaaggaagaccacgatggtcgatttcctccctttgagctcctcactaggtttgtgtgcaaggaggcgaagaggcgaaacgaccctagccttgtaggtccaggaagcagttcgatttacaccaagccaggcagatccgtttcgaatgttttcaacattgataaacccgtgtcagtgctcaagaccgaagcccttacgactaacaacgaccctggcaagtattgtccattgcataacaaacctcaccccctgaaagcatgcagaatgtttagggaaaaaccccttgaagagaggacggctcttctcaaggagaaaagaatatgttttagatgctgttcctcaacctctcacctcgccagagagtgtacgatcgccgtgaagtgtccggaatgtggcagcccagatcacgtcgaggccatgcatcccgacctgtcaccacaaaccgagagcgctccttcacccccacaacaggacggcggggagggagaggctcactctaggtcaatagctgtcagcacgaactgtacagaagtttgcggtcaagctcagtcaagtcgttcttgttccaagatctgcctcactaagg
The sequence above is drawn from the Hypanus sabinus isolate sHypSab1 chromosome 22, sHypSab1.hap1, whole genome shotgun sequence genome and encodes:
- the LOC132379591 gene encoding uncharacterized protein LOC132379591; translated protein: MSAQSSIKSTPPSDKGSKPTSSKPTRALSGVPSAAMSARSGIKSMAPSDKGSRTTSSKSTQARAKAEAAKVRLHYAKQEAVLKMKLATREAEIQKEGAAREAEIQKERAAREAETQLEMTKISTELHVLQLEGEGEAARVEAEYIEEAEGSRDLTETSSALERTRLERTSDYVQYQADRQARLPSPYLFDNFPSYEEENLPSRPRDEVKNERADNRYTLTPKLQSSMRRDAEVESRMANSMRNVRSQSYGRQRTSPAHMPLAADPTLQYLARRDLVTSGLYQFDDKPENYRAWLSTFTNVIDGVQLSATQRLDLMAKWLGKESRDQVRRMRSVYINKPELALSEAWERLWERYGSPDIIERALYRRLENFPKVSAKDHFKLREFGDLLMEIQGAKEDGYSAGLVFLDTPSGIRPIVDKLPFGLQDKWLTVASEYKEDHDGRFPPFELLTRFVCKEAKRRNDPSLVGPGSSSIYTKPGRSVSNVFNIDKPVSVLKTEALTTNNDPGKYCPLHNKPHPLKACRMFREKPLEERTALLKEKRICFRCCSSTSHLARECTIAVKCPECGSPDHVEAMHPDLSPQTESAPSPPQQDGGEGEAHSRSIAVSTNCTEVCGQAQSSRSCSKICLTKVYPKGAKDKAIKAYVILDDQSNRSLVSPEFFKLFNIESERFPYYLKTCSGNMKTQGRKAEGIQIESLDGKVVICLPPLLECNEIMNNRAGIPTPSAVLHQPHLHHIAKHIPELDPKAEILLLLGRDVIQVHKVRQQINGPLNAPFAQRLDLGWVVIGEVCLGDVHKPMVNTLKTNVLESGRHSIFRPCPSVPCIKEAQQGVNKREASDESLGQSVFALTKYDNKLAQSAQDTISLKIKDTKVFRDEANNGVAPLPIREPRQRSPDNKEQAVKRFTSLRKTWKRKPEIQQRTRLAHEVLCTLMAEVTAIINAQSFLPVSSDPENPFILSPSTLLTQKAGAPPPPGDFSDKDLYTKQWRQVQALANQFWSRWRQKYLPSLQQRRKWTEPFRNLQVGDLVLLRDKQVARNSWPTARITATFPSEDGHVRKIELKTTDQGDVKIYQGPVTEVILLLPND